In Sciurus carolinensis chromosome 16, mSciCar1.2, whole genome shotgun sequence, the genomic window GTGGACCGCAAGCCCCAGGACACAAGGCGTATCAGCCTGCGTttcaggaggaagaaggagaggccGGGACCCAAGGGAGCAGCAGCCACTGGTGAGACAGCGCTGACCCACCGACAGCCCCTGGTTCTCACGGGCACTACTGGCTCTTGGCTGCTCCTTGGGAGGTAGGGGGGCCAGGCCTAGCAGGGGCCAGCACTTGGCCTTGGCTTCTGGCTTTCAGGGGACAGAGGCGCACTGCTGCCTGCAGTGCCAGCTGCAGAGCCTGTGCCCGCAGCACAGGGCGGGTCCCCTGGGCTTGGGCCGGCCCCCGCCACCCCCCTGCAGGGCCATGGAGAGGCCTTGTGCTGCCTGCTGTCTGCGAACCAGGGTGGCACCGCCCAGGCGGGGTGACCAGGAGCGAGGCCCGTCCCCCGTGGGCGCAGCCCCAGCGCTTCTCTCCCACAGAAGCCGTGGacggggaagaggagagagaggccgCGGGGAAGACAGGGCCGGGGCGCTCCCGAGAGTGGATCAGGGCAGCCGGGCGCTGGCTGCAGCACCTCTGCCTGTCCCTGTGAGTGGCCAGGCCCTTCCTTCCACGTGGCAGGGAGGGGGTCCCCGTGGCCAGGCACCCAGCTGAGCCCCCtcccacagggcacagagcatATACCGGCCGCTCCAACGCTTCTTCTATGACATTCTGCACACCAAGTATCGTGCAGCCACTGACGTCTACGCCCTCATGTTCCTGGCCGACGTGGTCgacttcatcatcatcatctttggCTTCTGGGCCTTTGGGGTGAGTGGGGCTGGCTGCCCTGGTGGGTGCAGCCCAGCGGCCACCAGGAGCCCGGCTCCAGCCCCCCGTCCGCTCTCTGCCTACAGAAGCACTCGGCAGCCACAGACATCACGTCCTCCCTGTCAGATGACCAGGTGCCTGAGGCCTTCCTGGTCATGCTGCTGATCCAGTTCAGCACCATGGTCGTGGACCGTGCCCTCTACCTGCGTAAGACTGTGCTAGGCAAGCTGGCCTTCCAAGTGGTCCTGGTGCTTGCCATACACCTCTGGATGTTCTTCATCCTGCCGGCCGTCACCGAGAGGTGGGCTAGGGGGTCTTCATCCTGGGATGAGAGCATGGCGGAGCTCGGCTGGCATGGCCATCTTGGGGCCCCAGCCTCCGCCTGACGGTCCTGCCATCCTGCCCCAGGATGTTCAGCCAGAACTCTGTGGCCCAGCTCTGGTACTTCGTGAAGTGCATCTACTTCGCCCTGTCCGCCTACCAGATCCGCTGCGGCTATCCCACCCGCATCCTGGGCAACTTCCTCACCAAGAAGTACAACCACCTGAACCTCTTCCTTTTCCAGGGGTCAGTGGTCAGCCTGGGGGTCACCAAGAGCCAGGTACAGCTGGGCTGTCACAGCTGGAGTTGAAGACCCCTCCTAATGGGACCCTGGCCTTGGCAGGTTCCGGCTGGTGCCGTTCCTGGTGGAGCTGAGGGCAGTCATGGACTGGGTGTGGACAGACACCACCCTGTCCCTGTCCAACTGGATGTGTGTGGAGGACATCTACGCCAACATCTTCATCATCAAGTGTAGCCGAGAGACAGAGAAGGTAGGACCCGGAAACCAACCACAGGTCAAAGGAAGGACTCTCTCAAACCCTCTggagaccaggcacagtggcatgtgcctgtaatccaagcaactcaggaggctgaggcaggaggatagaaagtttaagaccagcctgggcaactcagagaccctgtgtgtcaaaaaataaaaagtggtcaagtgcccttgggctcagtccccagtacccagtAAGTGGGGCTCCTCCAGGCAGCAGGGCAGGAGCAGGCAGTGGCCTTGACCTTCTAGAGGTGGTGCTCAGCAGGGCAGCCACCAGGAGGcctgctggggaggaggggaggacagGCCACACAGCCGGCGTGTTCCTGAGTCTGACTCGCCTGTCAGTGGTGTGCCGTGCACGGGCGTCACAGCCACTATGGTGGGTTTCAGGACATCCCCATCACTCCACAAAGAAGCCTGTCCCCGTTAGCAGTCACGCCCTCTCCTCTCCCAGCCCTGGAGGTCTCCTGTCCACTTCCTGCTGTGGTTTTGCCTGCCACAGGCCTTCCATAAAACAGGCCCACACAGCACCTGCTCAGCACCATGCCTGAAGCTCTCCCACCTAGGGGGCAAGTCAGCACTCCTTCCTCTTcgtggctgaataatactcctgTGTGCAGAGACCCTGCTCGCTTGCCTGTGCCTCCAATGATCTACTTTCCCTGCCTCTGGCTGTTGAGAGTAGTATTGCTGCCAACATCACTGTCTCTCCTTAGTGTGTCCTTAGTCTCACCCATCCAAGAGAGGTGTCTGGACCTTGGGCTTGTTCTGGCTAGGATTTTGAGCTGTTTCCTAAGCAGCTACCTACTTTTACATTCTTACCAGCAGTGTAATGTCTTGTTTCCTCCACATCCCTGACACCTGTTGTCTGCCTTTTAAAGATGATAGCCATCCTGGCAGGTAAGAAGTGGCAGCCATgtgtgggggcacacacctgtaatcccagcaactgaggaggctgaggcaggaggatcccaagtttgaggccatagCAAGAACtgtctcagaaaactaaaaaggactgggaatgtgctCAGAGGCGAAGCGGAGCCTGTTGTGGTTGCGAGCTGCGTCTCCCTCTGTACTGGGGTCCTTACCAGACAGCTGGTTTGGAGAGACATGCTCTCAGGCTGGAGGCTACCTCTCAACTTTCTTGACGGTGCCTCTTGAAGCACAATTTGCTTCTGAAGCTCCATTTACTTTCTTCCCTTTGTGGTTCATGTGTTTTGTTAAACCTGAGTCCTGACCAAATCCAAGGCTATGAAGGTGTGTCTTGAGCTCATATTGTGTTGTGACCTGCTGCTGCTGTTCCCATCTGCAGGGTGCAGGGGCTGTCTGCAGGTGTGTGTGgagccggggggggggggggggggggggggggcaagctGTCTGCAGGTGTGTGTGGAGCCACGGGGCAGGGGGCTGTCTGCAGGTGTGTGTGGAGCCCGTGTTTGTTGGAGGCTCCCCTTGGACGCCTGGCCCGTCTAGGTCCACGTGCGTGTCTGCCCACACCAGTTTTGTGACCCCAGCTGGAGGCTACTGGCCATGGTCCTGAGGGCTGGGTGACCTGTCTTGCCCCAGAAATACCCACAGCCCAAGGGCCAGCGGAAGAAGAAGATCGTCAAGTATGGCATGGGCGGCCTCATCATCGTCTTCCTCATCGCCATCATCTGGTTCCCGCTGCTCTTCATGTCCCTGGTACGCTCCGTGGTCGGCGTGGTCAACCAGCCCATTGACGTCACCGTCACTCTCAAGCTGGGAGGCTATGAGGTGAGCCGCCGGGAAGGCAGGTCGTGGCCACGCCAGGCTCCCCAGAGCCACAGGGCCCCTGATGCCCACCGTGTGCCCACGCGCTGCCCGTCCTCCGCCAGCCCCTGTTCACCATGAGTGCCCAGCAGCCATCCATTGTGCCCTTCACACCTGAAGCCTATGAGGAACTGTGCCAGCAGTTTGACCACCACGCGGTGAGTGGCCCCCGGGCTCTGTCCACGTGGTGGGAGGAGATGGCCTGGCGGGAATGGTGGTGGCCACCCCCACTGAGGCACCCCCTGCCACAGCTGGCCATGCAGTTCATCAGCCAGTACAGTCCCGAGGACATTGTCACGGCTCAGATCGAGGGCAGCTCCGGGGCCCTGTGGCGCATCAGCCCCCCAAGCCGGGCCCAGATGAAGCGAGAACTGTACAACGGCACTGCGGACATCACCCTGCGCTTCACTTGGAACTTCCAGAGGTGGGTGCTGCGCCCGGGGGCCTGGTGGGTGCTCCCCACAGTGGTTCACACTGTCCACCCCCAGGGACCTGGCCAAGGGCGGAAGAGTGGAGTACACCAATGAGAAGCACACTCTGGAGCTGACTCCCAACAGCACGGCGCGGCAGCAGCTGGCCCGCCTGCTGGAGGGCACTTCGGAGCAGTCCGTGTGAGTGGGCTGTGGCAGGCTGGGTGGCGGGCGCTGTGGGGTGTGGGCCTGACCTGACCCGTGTGCTCTCTTCACAGGGTCATCCCCCACCTCTTCCCCAAGTACATCCGTGCCCCCAATGGGCCTGAAGCCAACCCCGTGAAGCAGCTGCAGCCCAGTAAGTTCGGGCCACCGGGGCCAGGACCGCCTGGGCTTGGGTGGTGGTGGCTCCCGGTTCCAACCGTCCCCTGCTCTGGCCCAGATGAGGAAGCTGACTACCTCGGCGTGCGCATCCAGCTGCGGAGGGAGCAGGTTGGGGCAGGGACTGCTGGCTTCCTGGAGTGGTGGGTCATTGAGCTGCAGGACTGCCGTGTGGACTGCAACCTGCTGCCCATGGTGATCTTCAGTGACAAGGTCAGCCCACCCAGCCTCGGCTTCCTGGCCGGCTACGGGTGAGTGTGGGGCCTGGGGGCATCACAAGATGCTGGGGGACCCTGGGCAGCGTCCTGGGCCTCACCTGCCTGCTCTGCAGGATCATGGGGCTGTACGTGTCCATCGTGCTGGTCATTGGCAAGTTTGTGAGGGACTTCTTCAGCGACATCTCCCACTCCATCATGTTTGAGGAGCTGCCGTACGTGGACCGCATCCTCAAGCTGTGCCAGGACATCTTCCTGGTGCGGGAGACTCGAgagctggagctggaggaggagctgtACGCCAAGCTCATCTTCCTCTACCGCTcgccagagaccatgatcaagtGGACACGCGAGAAGGAGTAGGAGCCTGGCTCCTGGCACCCAGAATGAAGGCACCGCCCATGGGCAGCAGTGCCACCAGGGCTGGTGGTGCTCCTGGGCCAGGGGCACAGCTGCCCCGGTCAAGGCCACCAGCTGTGATGTGTCTTCCCTGGCCCACCTGAGCCCTGATGCTGCTGTCAGAAGGACGCTATGTCCCCACCTGTTGCCCTTGTGGGCCCAAGCTGGCCACACCGAGCCTGGGGGCCTGGCCCTCCCTTCCCCATACGTACTGTAGAGTTTTCTAattaaaaaccttttatttatacACATGGACAGTCACAGGCCAGTTCCTGCATTCTTGCCTCCCTGCTCCTGAGTGGTCAGCCCTGCTGTGGACTGAGCGAGGGCCTCCTCTGCTTCAGGGTCACTGTCCTCAATCAGATACTCCTGGATCTCCTGCATGGCCCAGGCCCTAGGGAAAGTGCAATGGGAACCCACCCTGAGGGGCTCCCACCCACAAGGAGTCTCCCAGGAAAGGGGGCACCAGTACCTCTGGCTGCGGAGCTGGGCCTCGACCAGGATGTAGGGGGGCAGGGGGTCCAGAGAGGGCTGCGACAAAAGTCGTGTAAGTGAGCAGCTGCACTGCCCACCTGCCACCTGGGAGCAAGGCTCTAGTGGTGCAGGGCAGCCTGACTCACCAGGTCCTTCATGTTCACCCGGCAACCGTAGCACAGCTGCTCCAAGACCTGGGCCTGGACATCCTCCCTGTGGACACAGCTGGAGCTGCGTGCCTGATCTTGCCACTGCCCCAGGCCATGGTCCCCCACACCCGCAGCTGGGCACAGGGTAGAGAGAGCAGAGACTCACCTTCTGCAGGCTGTCCTGCAGCAGGCCTGGCCCTCCCCTGCCATGCAACCAGGCCCTGTGAGTGTCCCAGCCTCAGCAGGCGGGGTGGACAGCAGCGTCTGGGAGAGACGTGAGGTCTGAGCCCCAAAAGCCGTGGCACTGTCTGCAAGCAGAGGTGGGCTGAGGGGACCCGGGGCTCCTGAACCCCACGCCCACTCCCCAGCTTGCCCCTCCCACTCCAGCACCCTGAAAAGACCAGGTGCAGACCAGCAGTGTCAACGTCCAGCGTGCACAAGCAGAGGAGGCAGCGGGGGCCAGAGGGGCTGGCAGCACAGTCCTCCCGGGGGGCCTTCACCAGCTTCTCACTTGTCCTGCAGGAGTAGTGAATGTGGGCCCTCACCAGGGGACTCTGCCCATGCTCAGGCCTGGGAGGGAGCAGAGTGCCCTCCACACCCTACCTGTAGACAGTACTGACGGTGGAGGGGAACTGGCTCTGCAGCCTGAGGATGAAGGCCTCCATCAGCCGGTGGATGCTGGCCTTTTCAGGGGCCTAGGAACATTGGACGGGAACTATGGGAGGGCCTCGGTGCTGAGACCCAGGTCCCCTGGAGGAAGAGCTGTGGGTTTCACACAGCCAGCCCCTGGGCCCACTCTTGGTGGGGAGAGCAGCACAGAACCCATGTCCAAAGCAAGCCTGGCAGTGGACGTCCTACCACCCCTTTATCCCCCTCAGACAGGACAGGGTACCAGTTACCCCTCCAAGGAGCAGGGTGTGCCCAGAGGACCCTACTGCTGGTACTACCAGGGGCAGGTGGCAAGTACTAAGGCCCGAGGGGTCACTGGGACCCCAGGGCCAGCCCAGGGGAGGTCACTTCCACCCCTGCAGCTAATCCTGGTGGGCCCACCTTGGTGTCAATGGCCGGTGTGAAGACGGAGGGGACAGCAAACAGGTGATTGTAGAAGGCAACCTCCTTCAGTGTGTGGTCCCGCATAGGGCGCACCACCACCACGTCCCCGTGCCGCTCGTCCGAGAAGCCCTAGGGGTGGGCACGCTCAGGCTGACCCCGCCCACGGGCAGGTCCTTGGACTCTTCTGTGGGGGACCCACACATGCTACTTGCAAGTGCAGGAGGTCAAAGAAGTGAGTGTGGGAAGGGACACCCTGTGTCCAGGTCCTGCATACCGTGTCCCAGGCCAGGAAGGCCCCTCTCCCCAGGGCCAGGTTGGTCATGAGCTTAATGGCCAAGCGAGTGCAGCTATCGCCAGTCATCACCTTGGAGTAGCCGTGGGCTCGGGCCACGTGCAGGATGAGGTGAGTCCTATGACAGAGGCAGAGGGTCACAGACACTGGAGGGAGGACCTCAAAGGGCAGGGCCCCTGGGGGTGGCTCACCGCAGGGTCTGAAGAAGCTCCTCCTTGGCTGTCAGCGTCCTCACGGAGTCGAACAGTCTGCAGAGGGCTGCGGTCTGCGTGGCTGTGGGGGACCCGGCCAGGCTGCAGGGCCCCGGGGCGGCCTGGGTGTGGGACTGGTGTGGCTGCTCCCCACCTAGGACATGCTGCTGCTGGAGGAAGCTGTCCACGGCAGACTTGTAGGCCCCCTCAGTCCCCGCCGGCTCCTGGGCAGAGCACTGCAGCACGGACGGAGGCAGGCCAAACACCTTCCAGAACACACAGGAGGGCGGTGAGGCAAGGCACCCACGTGCCCTCCAACACCAGCGGGGGAATCAAGGCCCAGGGCTGCCCCAGCAAGCAGGCACATGGGCCTTTTGGCACCCCAACTGTCACCTCAAGGGCCCTTCACCTCCTCCAAGGCCACCGCGTGCCACGGGAAGCCAACATTCTGTAGGACTGCCTTCACTTCGGCCAGGGTCtttgctctgtcctctgggctccgGCCACAGGCCGCTCCCTCTGCAAAACCCAGGCAAGAAGAGGTCAGGGCTTGCAGAGGAAAAGCACGGGCTGAGCAGGCGGGGCCACGCTCTGCGGGCAGTGGTCTCTGGAGATGGCAGCTGCCTGCCACTGCTCCCCTGTGGCTGGTGCTGGGCCAGCCCTGCACCCCTCACCCCTTGGCACCAGCATCAAAGTTGCCCTTCTCAGCCACTGGACCCATGATGGGGTCAGGCAGGTGCTCCTGTCCCCATACTCCCACCACCTCTCCAACAGAGTCTGAGACCCCAGAACAAGGGTCTCCGGCAGGGAAAGGTCCCACTCAAGGCCCGAGTGTGGGGACGACCCCAAACCCCACCCAGGGGAGGGCCAACAGGCCTGCTCAACTGGCCAGGGCCTGAGAAGAGGGGCAGCCCACATACCATCAACATAGACAACCCCTGGCACGAAGCGCAGTCTTTTGGCAGAATCCTGACTCAGGCCCTGGAGGGAGAAGTCAGGATCGGGAACTCAGACCCTGGTCAGAAAGGGCATTTTCTGGCAAAGAATACTACTCTGGATTTAAAACCCATCTCAGAGGAGGAAGCAGCCCCCCTCTCAGTAAACAAAGCCATTGGACCTGGACCAGGCAGACCCTGTGTGTGAGGCTCTACCCTTGCTGAAGAGGGCACCATGGGTTTTCTTTCCCAATGAAAAATACTTCTGTCTGCAGAAACCTCAGCACCTGCTCTCAACAGTCTCCCTGATGTCCCAGGAACTGCTGAGACAAGCAGCCGGGTCCACAGGGGCCACCGTGCCACTGCCTGGGCACCTTGGACCACTCAGAAAGCATTCTTACAGTAAGAACAGGATCAACAAGGCACCAGAGAGGGGCACTGCCAAGCATGGGGGGGGGCAGTGCCAGGTGCTAGAAAATAGCCTCAGGAGGGGGCTTATCTCAGCACCCCGCAGGCAGGTTCAAGGGACCATGCAGGGGGTCTATCCTGGGGCCAGCACCCTCACCTAGGCTGacacccccaccctgcccagtGGCTACTATCTCCTCGCCAGCTATGTCCCTCAGGAATCATGGAGGAAGTGTGTGTGCCCTTCCCTCTGTGGAGGCCCCAGGTAACCTTGCAGTCCCAGGTTGGCAACTTGAGTCCTGCCCACTCCCTCTGTCCCTTCTGCATGTGTGGCCCTCTTTGCCCACACACCTGTCAACACCCCCCCACAAGTCACACTCAGCTGAGTTATGACACCGTGTTCTAGTAAGTGCTTCTGGGAAGGCTGGGTAAGTGGACAGAGCTGAAGAAGGCACAGCTGGGCAAACTGGACACGTTCTCTGGTTTGTGTACCTGCTGTACACACTTCAGAGGACCCCGAGCACCCCAGTTGGGGGCTGGGATGCTCTCTAGTGCCAACCAGCTGCTCTTTGATGCTGGCTGAGGAGGGAAGGCTCCCCACCCCAGCTGGGCCCAGTAGCCTGGGTTTGGAGGGTAGTGCAGACACACCTCAAGTACCTGCCACACCATGGAGCTGGACGAAGGACCCCCAGACCATGCCAAGAGCACCTGGGAGAGAAGAAATATTAGCAAGGGCACATGCCTTCAACACAAGTGTGCCTCCACCTGCGGACAGCCCCAGGCACCAAGGTCACTCTCAAAGCCAGGGACAGCAAGTGGGCTGGTGGGGACAGGCTGCCTGCAGAAGGGGACCAGGGCTGAGAGCAGGGTGCAGATCTACCTTTTCACCAGGAAAGATGAGCCGATTCTTCCCAAGCATGGCTCTGAACTTGTGCACGTAGAGGGCCTTGAAGCAGTCCCTGTGATACATAGGCTCAGGGCGGTGGCAGCCTGAGGTCCCACTGGGTTACTCAGTCTTTCAGGGGCAGCATCTACACGTGGAGGCTCTGCCAGCACCTGGCAAAGGGGCTGGGTGGAGGGGCTTCCCCAGGGGGCACTGAGGTTCTTGGAGTTCTACCCAGACCCACCAGGTGTGAGCAACACAGGGCATGGGGCCACGTCCAATGCCCGCAGGTGCTCAGGAAGGGCCCAGCTGGAGAAGAGACGGGGCATGGCCTGAGTCCTGCCCTCCACTCTCCCCATCAGCTCCTCAGAGACCTTCCAGCCCCCAGCAGTGGCGCCTCCACTTCAACGACAGGCCCCCAGGAGCAACTCGAGAGGGAAACACGCTGATGACCTGGTTTTGAGGCCCCTCAGGCAGCAACACAACCTCTGGGGCAAGGCCGGGGCGAGGGGAGCGCTGTACAGACTTCAGGGAGTGTGCAACATTGGGGTCTCCTGACCCACCCACCCGAGTCCAGCACACCAGGCCCTCACAAGCATGAATGGCCCTGAAGCATAAGCAAATACAGAGGCCTGGGGTCCCCAGAACTCAGAGTCAGAACTTCCAGCAGGGCTGAGGAGGCTCTGCCTTCAATAAGCAGTCCATCTGGCTCTCGGATCACTGGGCCACGAGGCCCCAGCCCTGACTTGAGTCAGATTCCTAGGTCCAGGCCGAGcagtttccattttaaaagttcttcggggtttgtagctcagtttgcctatcatgcacaaggccctgggtttgatcctcagcaacacaccaaaaaaacccaaaaaacaaacaaacaacaacaaaatcccagcagccctggggtGTAGCCAGGGTAGAGCAAAGCCTGAGACGAAGGGGAGCAAGGCTTCCATGAGAGGCTGCCTCTGCCTCAGGTCTGCTTCCTTCCTGTCAGTCATACCCTGCGTCCACCAAGACACCTCCCCACACTGAATGAGCGCTGCGTACAGGGGCAAACACCCCTACTCTAGCAGCTCCATGTTTCAAGGACTCCAGGATCTAGCAAGTGACAATGCCTGGGCAGGGGAAGTGATTTcccagggtgcagctcagtgcaGACAGTCTGACCATGAGGAGGCAAGGGTGCTGGCTGTGGGTGAGGAGAACCCTGCCATTTCCTGCTCTGCCAGCTGGGATTCCAGTGTGGTGGGTTCCTGTGAACAAGGGCTCCACACTCACAAAACCACTCTCTCCTGGCAAAGAAAGGCCAGAGCTTCCTATACACGCCTGATCTGAATCGTCAGAGTGCCTCACTCAAAACCTAGATTCTCAAAACCTGTACCTGGTGAGTTGGCCTCCCCAACCGACCACATGTATAGGAGGACTCCCAAAGGACAGTCAGGAACGAAGAAGTTTTTGTAAAACAATTTCCTTAATATCTTCCTCCCCACTGTCTTTTTGGAACGTTGAAAAAGCAAGTTCCCAGTAgcaaggtgtggtggcacacacctgtaatcccagtgattcaggaagctgaggcaggaggatcccaagttcaaagccagtctcagcaatttggggaagccctaagcaacttagcaagaccctgtctgaaacaaataaataaagtctggggaagtggctcagtggttaaaagtccctgggttcagggatgggatggtggctcagtggtagaatgcttgcctctcaagtgtgaggcactgggttcgatcttcagtaccacataaaatgaatatataaaataaaggtattgtgttcatctacacctaaaattaaaaaaaaaaaaagcccctgggttcaagccctcgtattaaatttaaaaggccccagaaaaaaacaataaaaatgaaaataaattaataaaaaataaaatcatatctactactctgcttacatatttatatttcaaaatagtgtATGTAGTATGACATTCATATTAATTGTcacgtatttttaaaaacttttttagttgtcaatgaacctttttattttatttatatgtggtgctgagactcaaacccagtgccttacccatgctaggcaagggctctatcactgagccacaacttcagccctattgtcatgaatttttaaaaaagcaaagtccAAGATTTCTGGAGACCAACTTAAAGATGTGAGGTTTTTCTTCCTCAATAAACATACATAGTAGAACACAACACCACAGGAATTAAAGAGCTAAAACATGAACGATCTGGGGAAGGCTGCAGCTCTCCTTCCAGCCCTCTGGCCACACCACAACAGGCATCTCCTGGGATAAACGACTGCCACCTGGACTACCTGCCCCTGGTGCACCCCAGCTGCCCCAAAGCCCCTCCCTGCTACGCCTCACCCCTATCTGGAGACCGCCCCACTTTCAACTCTCCCCATAAGTCGGTCAGACACCGCCCAGTCCCCCGGCAGTGACACCTCCACTTCAACAAAGGGCCTCCAGGAGCAACTCGAGAAGCAGGTACAAGGTAAAGAGCGCTTTCTAAGGAAGAAATGGGGTTGGGGaacatagctcagctggtagcgtgcttgcctgggttcagtccccagcacctaaGAAATGAAGCCCTGAAGGCCGCGCTCCCGGGGCTCACCTGCAGAAGGCGTCGCCCGCTCGGATCACGACCACCGGCAGGCCTTCCTTGCACTTCACGCACTTCTGCGCCCGGCTTTGGAAaaccagagagagaggagaacaaGGGCACGGTGGCACGGTGGCACGGTGGCACGGTGGCACGCTCGCCGCCCTGGAGGGGCCGGGCCCGGGAGCGCACTCCCGCGCCTGCGTCTGGTCCGGCCCACGGCTGCCACCGAGGCCAGCCCCGGGCCGGGGGCCTCCCGTTCCGCCCGCAGGGAACGCGAGGGCTTGTCCGAGCCGCCCGCGGTTCTCACCCCGGCCTGGGCGCCGGCGGGGGCTCCCGAGGAGCCGGCTCCGCGTAGTCCTCGCCCGCCTGGCACATGGCTGGTCTCCCGAAAGCTGGTGGCCGAGGATAGTCGCGCCCCGATGACGTCTCCGTGGCCTGTGGCGGGCGCGCCCCGATGACGTCCCCCGCGGCCGAGACGGGCGCGCTCCGTGACGCCCGCGGCGCTGACGCGGCCGTGGCGTCAGCGCGGCGCCGGCGCGGCGGTGACGCGGGCCGGGCCGGCCAGGAcggggggcggcggcggcggcctgGCCCGGTATGGCGATGTTCCGCAGCCTGGTGGCCTCGGCGCAGCAGCGGCAGCCGCCGGCCGGGCCCGCGGGCGGCGACAGCGGCCTGGAGGCGCAGTTCAGCTGCCCCATCTGCCTGGAGGTCTACCACCGGCCCGTGGCCATCGGCGGCTGCGGCCACACGTGAGCGCGCGCCGGGAGCCGCGGGAGGGGGACGGCCGGGCGCGGCGGCGGCCTGCGGGCGGCCGGGCCGCGCCACCGCTGCCCGGGCTCGGGAATCTCCCGCGCGGGTCCGGGCCTCGGGTGCGCCGCCGCGCGGGGCTCCGAGGTGTGCCATCGGGCGGGCAACGTAAATAAATGACTTGTGGCGTGTGCTGTCAACTGTTTCTCCACCCGCTGTCCGCCCGGTCTGACGACAGGAAAGGAGTTCCTTCCAGCGAGGGGAGGCGCTCGTTTGGAGCCTGgtgctgttttgttttgaaggACTTGGGTCACGCCGAATGTAGGCTGGCGCGGAGGGAACCAGACCCCAGGCACCCTGCAGGGGTGTCAGCTGAGCCGGGGCGTTTCAAGAACAGAAACTTGAGCATGTGGCTCTCCCCTGGCCCTGAGCTGTGCTCAAGCCCAAGTCCTCTGGAGCTCCAGCCTGGTTGGGAGGGAGCCAACATGAGTGTCTGCTCCCGACCTCCCCTGAGTGCTGCATGATACAGCTCTGGAGTGAGATTCTGCGGATAAGGAGTGAGGAGGGCTGGAGGGCTTCCCAGCAGTGACCATGCTGCTGAGGAAGTGGGTGCAGGCTTCAGGGAGCGGGGGTGGGCAAGATGTGCTCAGCCTGGCAGGAAACCCTAGAACATTTTGCAAACAACGGCAGCTGTCTTTGGAGGCCCCTGATGCAGAGGGGACTGGAACCCCCAGGCAGG contains:
- the Ctu2 gene encoding cytoplasmic tRNA 2-thiolation protein 2 isoform X4 is translated as MCQAGEDYAEPAPREPPPAPRPGRAQKCVKCKEGLPVVVIRAGDAFCRDCFKALYVHKFRAMLGKNRLIFPGEKVLLAWSGGPSSSSMVWQVLEGLSQDSAKRLRFVPGVVYVDEGAACGRSPEDRAKTLAEVKAVLQNVGFPWHAVALEEVFGLPPSVLQCSAQEPAGTEGAYKSAVDSFLQQQHVLGGEQPHQSHTQAAPGPCSLAGSPTATQTAALCRLFDSVRTLTAKEELLQTLRTHLILHVARAHGYSKVMTGDSCTRLAIKLMTNLALGRGAFLAWDTGFSDERHGDVVVVRPMRDHTLKEVAFYNHLFAVPSVFTPAIDTKAPEKASIHRLMEAFILRLQSQFPSTVSTVYRTSEKLVKAPREDCAASPSGPRCLLCLCTLDVDTADSATAFGAQTSRLSQTLLSTPPAEAGTLTGPGCMAGEGQACCRTACRREDVQAQVLEQLCYGCRVNMKDLPSLDPLPPYILVEAQLRSQRRSRSI